The Augochlora pura isolate Apur16 chromosome 4, APUR_v2.2.1, whole genome shotgun sequence genome segment CAGGTACGCAAAGTGGACTTTGGTACACGAGAACGGGTCGCGTACGACGAGGGcgacataaataatataacaaataaataatagttcgTTGGAAATAGCTGCGTCGACGCGGTCGGCAATTAACTAAAAACCTGAGCAAGAGGTGCGGCTCGGCCGCCTCTCTTTCCGACGCTGTTGTCGGAGGGGGACGTCGTCGATTATTTTTGGGGAACGTGGGCAGAGTAAGCGAGATCCTGGGGAGAGTCGTTCGAGGATCTTCCCCAGTAGCCGTGATCGTGGTCGTCGTGCTCGTAGTGGTGCTGGTGTTGCGCGTGCTCGTAGTAAATCACTTTCGGCGGCTGCTTGTTCTTCAAATCCATCCAGAATTTCACCAAGTTAATGACGAGGGTGAGGAAGGAGAAGGTGACCGCCTTCCATTGGAAGTGGGTGCCGATGATCTGGAATATCAGGCTGAGCTTCGCTTTCAACACCATTGCTAAGGCTAGTAGTTTCTGAAGCTGTTTCTGCTTCTTTTTGCCGAACTTCTTCTTGCGGCCCTCGACTGAAAGAGAAAATTCATAGTTTAGATCTCTCGCTTATCCTCGATTTATCAAATTAGAGAATCTCGTATTAGAGTTACagcagtttttaatttttatttagaattgatttattattaagggAAGCCTTCTGTCAAGGAAAATGTCATGTTAAAAATGAGAGAATATCCTTGGATTAAATACTGCAATTTTTACTCgttagttataaataattcaaaaataccGCCATCGATCGACTCGTGGCGCCTCTTTCATCGAACTCTCTTCTTGCTTCAGAGTTATTATCCGCGGATGATAACTCTGTTCTGGCGAACCGCTCGGCAGTTCCCTCTACTGTTTGGCGCTTCACAGACAACTTGGCAATGTTCCCACGAGCGTCGCCACGCGTGCGAACGGCGCGAGATTCGAatcgcgtttaattaatcaaGACGAAAGCGAAGCGTTTCCCGATGCCTCGTATTTCTTGGAATCCCGAAATCCACGGGCAGCGAGACGATTTCACCCGAATCCAACGCGACTAGATCTCTCTACGACCCCTCTCTACGGCGTTTGTCGTATCCACGCGCACGCGTGCGATCCCAGCCCGCAGCTGATTCCGTCCGGTGACCCAGAAATTCGCCGCCCGATGACTTCTTTCGGCTCGGCTTTCTTAAAAATGAGTCACGATTGTTCTTGATAAGTATCGTCCGCGACCCTGATATCCGGAACAACGGCCGGGCGCGCACCGTTTCGGTGGTTTCAGCGACGCATCATAAacgatcggccgcgcgcgccagCCGGGTCGCCTGCCACGggaattgttcaattttctgGCGGTTTGCTCGGCAAGATAGCGACGATAACGAGCCTCGCGGTACCGTTATTACCGTCGCGATTTGCCCGAGCCGTGGCGGGCATTAAACCGCCTGCATACACAGTCCAGGTTTGGAGAACAATGTCGGTGACATATCGGATTCTTGAAATTCGAACGATCCGCCGGTGACCTAAAGACACGCATTTCTTCACCCGTGAGAACCGCTTCGCCGATGCCCATGCGACTACGTTAATTGTCGCCTATGCAAACCCATCCGGGTTGTGTTCAAACACAGTCGTGCCGGTTCACTTATTTGTTCGGCCGACagaaccgcgccgcgccactgTTCCTTTCCGCCTCCGCGTTACTCGCGTAATTCCCGTGGACGTCGGGTCCCGCGGCTCATTCATAAAAACGAGTCCTCGCGAGTACTACGCCGACGCTGGCCGCTTCATTCATCGGCCGGCGCGTTCTGTTCGGATGCGGTTCGCGTTTTCCGCGAGATCGTAAATGCTGATAACCTACGCGACGCGcgtttaattaacgattcGGTAGAAGTCGTTCGCGTGGTATCCGTAAACTTGGCAGCGAGCGGTGCAACGATTGTTTCGAAGCCTTGGAATTTCAAGTAAAACCCCGCATTCACCGAACGAAGGAAACTAGCAACTTTTCGACCGATTCTCAAAGAAATCCGTAACTCTATTGGAGACCATGTGACCGGTTCCGATGACAAGACTCTAGGCCGGCAAAAGTAGGTATATTTTCAAGCTCCGTCAGAGAGGAGATTCGAGGATAGATCGAACGGGCCTCCCACGTGTCTTGGACTAGAAAACCCATTCCCGCGGTCGATTTACCCAGCGCACGATCAGCTGTCGCGGTTCATGGAATCTCTCACCTAAATCAGTACTAAGTAAATTCCTCACCTTGTTCGCCGGCTTGGCCCTCGAGCTCCTCTTCCTCCGGATTTTGAATGCTGTCGACGACTTCGGCCACGAAATTACCGGTCTGCTCCATGACCGCGCTGAGCGGCGGCTCGCTCAGCTTGCCGGTCATCTGGATCTCCGTCTGATCGAGATCCCTCGCCAGCCTGGTCCTCAAGCAATCGACAGTGTTCTCCTGGAACACGCAGTCGAAGGCACTGTCGTTGTCCTCTCTCTTCTGGATCGGTTCACAGGTCGCGCAGAGGGCCAGGCCGAGGGCCAGCAAGACGGTCACAGTTATCCTCATGGTCGTCGGATAATCGGTCGGACGATGATTGGATGCTCCAAGGACGCACTGTCACCACGCAAAACGCACCAGTCTCGACTTCCTCGTTCTCCACCCTTGACTCGGTTCCTTTCCTCTCTGGTTCCCCCGGCTTCCGGCTTTTTTTTCCTATCCTTGGACCGCGTGTGTCACGGGCACAAAGTGGTGTTGCGGAGGCGCGTGTCCGATCATATATAAGAGTCTAACCCCTTCCTCCTGGACTTCCGCCAATCAAGCTCTGGTCCTGTTTCAGGCGAGCACCGGCATCCCCCACTGCCGCCGCTTTTCGTGGGCACCTTAAGGAATTCTGGCCGCCATTCGACTCGTACGCAAGCCGGGCCCAAACGGTCCCCGCGAATGGCCAAAGGAATTCTAGCGGACACCTCTGCACTCAGGGAGGATCCACGGCCTTCCAAAAATACCTGGCCCACCGTCAAGGTAAGGTCTGCTTAATATTCTGACCCGATTAACCCGGCAtaatcgatgaatttttagagAAAAGATTTCACGCTTCGGTGGTCCatcataaacaaattattaccaTGCATTCCCGTTGCTGTTGAACTGCCAGAGGTgattgtttaaccctttgcaccctgGTGCattggtaaaataatttcgttgcaaaataattttacttaaataacTGTTAATTCTTTTATGAGTCCCAGGGCTCAAATATGCATAAAACTcagcaaataatataaattagaaatattattggcCAGaacaattactattaatttagGCTTAATATAGCCTAGAgatcaaggggttaacttcTCAACGGCTTCGTGATTGATTCGACACGACGTTTTCCAAGATAAAAGAGGCGCATTAAAGagattataaaacaattgttaaaacaatGAACAGTAAAAATTGCTCCAAGAATCGATGCCGATCGATTAGCATAATCGCGTCCGGTCCGCTTCCGTAGAAGGAGAGTCCCTCGCAGTCGAGAACGTAGATTCCTCGCGGTAATCCGGGTGTCCCTTTTCGAGGATCGGACAGATTCGCTAGAAATATGATCGTTAACGAGCAATTCGTGCTCCTAACGGGGCCGTGTTCGTTTTTTCCTAGCAAACGATCTCCGCATTTCGATCGATCTCCTATTCGTAGGTCGCCTACCGTAATTGACCAAGTTTCGCCGCTAATTGCGAGACGCGCGACGAATCGCTGAACGATCGAAAATCCGTTCAGGCGTCCACGGtctgaatgaattttttatggcGCGTCCGAGGCATCTCTGCCCGCGATTCACGCcgaaagagggaaaaaaagaaataatggatttaggatcgagcgcgcgcgcgcgtgtaacTTGGCACGCGTGGCGGTCACGTACGTGGACCGGCGACAGAAATTCCGCTTCGAACTACGACGGGATGCTAATACAACCTAATTCCGGGCATCTTTATCGTTATTTAAGGAACGAGGGGCggaggagggagaggggggctGAGGGGCTCCGGAATCGTAGTGAAATCGGTACTTTCGAAACTGCCGCGGGATCGAAAATAACAagcatctttttctttttttcagcCGGCTCTACGTCATCGATTCTCTTTTTAATCGAACGCCGAGTTCGCTCTCGCGAAATTTATCGGCGCAGCTTCTCGCGTAACGATTACCGTAACCATGTTACTCCACTCTCGCCGGAAACAgatcagatatttatttcagttttttttcgttcgattcCGAAACGGTTGCTCGATGCGCCTACGGCGTTGAGAACAGTTGTCCGACGTCCGAGCACACGGGCGTAAT includes the following:
- the LOC144469173 gene encoding uncharacterized protein LOC144469173; its protein translation is MRITVTVLLALGLALCATCEPIQKREDNDSAFDCVFQENTVDCLRTRLARDLDQTEIQMTGKLSEPPLSAVMEQTGNFVAEVVDSIQNPEEEELEGQAGEQVEGRKKKFGKKKQKQLQKLLALAMVLKAKLSLIFQIIGTHFQWKAVTFSFLTLVINLVKFWMDLKNKQPPKVIYYEHAQHQHHYEHDDHDHGYWGRSSNDSPQDLAYSAHVPQK